One Candidatus Woesebacteria bacterium genomic window, CTGGAAAGAAAATTATCAAAGATACAAAAACCTTTTCTGGAAAAATTATGAATATTACAGAAAAAGGGAAGATATTAGAAACTATGTGGAACTGATTCTAAACCTGGTAGCTATCAGTGTCTTTAGCCTTTTTGCTATCAAGCCAACAGTAATTACCATCATTGATTTAAATAAACAAATCAAAGCCAAAGAAGAGACTATCCAAAAGATGAATACTAAAATAAAAAACTTGCAGCAAGCTCAAAATCTCATAGACCAGGAAAGATCTTCCATTGATCTTCTTGATAAAGCAATCCCTAAAGAACCGCAAGCAGAAGAATTCATTCATTCTCTAGGAGGAATCGCAACCTTAAATAATCTAACAATCAAAAACATAGGCACAAAAAGTATCACCATCTTAGGAACATCTCAGGAAGTTAGTAAAAGTAATCTCAATCTGCCAGAGGGAACAAATATGGTTACCTTTTCTGCTTCATTTATAGGAAAATTCACAGATTTAGACGAATTTATCAAAAAACTGGAAAACTTTTTGAGGCCAGTTGATTTTAAGCAACTTTCTATCAATAAGCCACAAGAGAAAGAAGGAGAAAAAACAGAAGATCTAAACTTGGGAATAACCATAGATGCACCCTATTACCAATTAATTAAGACCCAAAGCCAACCAAAGACCGCTAACCAAAGCCAGACAAAAAAAGAAGAAGTTATTCCTGAAAAATAAAAGATGGAAAAAAACAAAAAGACACCCAGCTTAATATCTACATTAATCTTAACTACCATAACCTTGGTTAGTTGGGTGTTCTTTAGTATTTATCGAGCTTTTGTCAAACCACAACCAGTGGTTGTGCCTCCTGAAATCCTTGAACCAATTGATCTCAAACTAGATACCGTCTCTCTAAACAAGCTTAAAGAAAGATTTTATCTTAACGAAGAAGAAGTACCAGAAATTACTCCTCCACCAAAAACGGAGACTCCAAGGCCAACTCTATCACCAACAATCACACCTTCTCCCACGAACGAAGCAGTTCCTACCGCAACCCCCATTAATACCAATCAATAAATTGAGGCTTGAAGAATCAAAAAAGTTTGCTAATCATAATCAAAAAAAGATAAAATGAAGAAATGAGAAAGATTAGAATTCCCACATTAGTCGCAATTTTAATCCTTACTTTGGGATTATCTTTTTCTATAGTTTTAACCCAACAAAAACAATTCTTTCTACCATCGGCAAAGTCTCAAAATATACCCAAAGACGTAAAAATTTCAAATATTACCGACTCCTCTTTCACTATCACCTGGCTTACTCAAGATAAAGCAGATGGATTTGTTGTTTGGGGAAAGAGTAAATCTTTAGGTCAAACCACAAACGAAGAAACAAAAGCTAAAGGTTACACTCATTCTGCAACTATTACCAATCTTGAGCCAGAAACAACATATTACTTCAAAATAAATTCAGGTGGAGATCTTTATGATAATGATGGTTCGCCTTGGGAGACAAAAACCGCTCCCAAACTTTCTTCCAGTGAAACACCAGCTATCCAAAATATCTCAGGTTTTATTGTTAATGCTCTAGGAGCACCTGCCACGTCTGCCTTAGTTTTTGTAAAAGCTGGGGGGTCAAATCTTCTCTCAACTTATACCTCAGAAAACGGAAATTGGATTATACCCCTTAATAAAATAAGAACAAGTGACTTGAATAATTCTTACAAAATCAACGGGCAAGATTTGCTTGAAATCAATGTGCAAGCAGGACCGGAAGGAATAGCCTCAGCTCAAATATATGCTGAGAAAGCAACAGCCACTCCTCTTATCACTCTAGGTCAAACATATGATTTTAGAAATCTGACTACCAATCAAAACGATTCACTCCCCAAGTCAGAGATTCAAGGCCCTCAAGAAACAAACAAACAACCCAAATTTGACATTAGCGGATATAGCACGTCCTCTCCTTCAAGCACCGTCAGTATCGAAAGTATAAAAGAAGGCGAAACAATTAACACCACCTCGCCCGAATTCTTTGGTAAAGGACCTGCCAGTAAGCAGATAACTATTACTGTAGAATCAGAAAATCCACAGACGGGCACTGTCTTAGTTGGCACAAACGGCATCTGGCGATGGAGTCCTCCTTCTGGTCTTACTCCCGGCACCCACAAAATCACTTTGACATATCGTGATGACAATGGAGTTTTAAGAAGCATTGTCAGAACTTTTGTGGTTCAAGCAGCAGAAGCTGGAGAACCCGCCTTTGAGGCTACCCCTTCCGCCAGTCTAACACCTACTCCAACAAGTATAGTAGCAACAGCCACTCCCTCTGCTCAAAAAACTGCCTCTCCTTCCGCCACACCTGCTCAACCAATCTCTGGAGTTAAAGCCCCCACTTTAATTCTCTTTGGAACTGGCTTATTATTATTTGTAGCTAGCGGCTTTCTACTTTTTGCAAACTAAATGCTAAACATAGTGGGCAAAATTACTTTACTCTTCAGACAACAAGGAATTACTACCAGCCCCACCTCTGGAATTGCCGAGCAGTTAAATACCTACATCACGCTTAAGAGTAATGAGGGAGTCACCTACAAGATTGAAGGTATCAAGCCAGCTGTTGGTTCCTCTGGCATCTGGACCGCTAGTTTTTCCCAAGACAGTCAAGGCAGATTTATACCTGCTGGAACATACGACATACTAATCAAGGGAGTCTCCCACCTACAAAAGAAGTTTACCGGCATACAAATAAGTGACAACCAACAGAACAAAATCGATAAAAGCACCAATACCAAAGACGAGCTCAAAGCAGGTGATATCAACAATGACAACTCCATCACCACTGAAGACCTCTCAACCATCCTGAAGTTCTATACCGATTTCAAAGTACCAGTTAACAAAAACGACCTCACGATGACCCAATCAGACATTAACAAAGACGGCTTTATAACTATTGACTATGTAGCGCTTGTGGCATTAAACTGGTCTGATTTTGTTGTAAAAGGAGACGAATAGTTATGAAAAACAAAAGATACCTAGAAATTTTCATTCCAGGGATTTTGGTTATCGGGCTTGCTTCCATAATTATTACCCAAACCCTTAAGATTAAAAATATTGCTACCACGAATCGAGTTACCAAAGAAAATATCCAAGAGGAAAAGGGGGGGGATATATCCCTAAAAGTCATCAAGGAAAATTCAAGAGTAATTGTTCAAATAGCACCAGTAGGAAAGACTGTTAACTTAAGAGCTTTTGCTCTAAAAATAAGTATGGAGACAAAAGGAGGCGTGCCTAAGGTAGGCACTCAAGACTTAACCACCCGAGAAATTCCAAATCACACATCCTGGTCATTCCCTATAAAGAAGTTAGAGACCAACAATGTTGGTTTAACTCTTAGCCTTTCTGGCTTTACTGTAGGTGATCCTCTTTCTCTTGACGGGTCTGTTCCCTTAGTGATTATTAACCTGCCCTCAAGTACGCCAGAGGATCTGTCTATAAAATCTGTTATGGTGGACAATGATTCAACTCGTTTTATTGGCAACTTTTCTGAAATCATTCCATACCAACTTGGTTGGTAGTCAATTGAAAGACAGTTAAAATGCAACCTGAAACAACCGACGACAAGATTATAACCCAGTCTAAAAAAAATAGAAACAAGGCTATATTGATCACCGCTCTTGGGACCCTCCTTCTTGGAGCAGGCCTTGCGGTGGGAATTTTATTAGTCAAACAAAGTCAACAAATAAAAGAAAAGGCTGCTACCCCCACAGGAACTGTCAAGGTCTTCCTTTCTCCTGAGACTAATAGCGTCCAGGTCGGTCAGGTCTTCTCGGTCAATGTTTTACTTGACACAGATAGCAGATACATCTCTGCTCTAACCCTCGATCTTAGCTATCCTTATACGGGAGACACGCCCCCCATCGAAGCTACAGACATACAAGTAAGTTCAAATCTTATTGTTGGCGGCAATTGGAATTTCCCCATCAAAACCATAAACACCGATAACCAGTTAGTACAAATAAGAATCGGGGGGTTAAACAGCTCAAGCCAGGGCTACAAAACCACAGGCGAAGAGACGGTGGCTACTATTAACTTCAAAGCCCAAGCGGCAGGATCAATAAACTTATCCTTCAATCCAACCACCACCAAAGCCACAGATAAAACAACAGGAGAAGATATCCTTTTAACTCCTTCAAGTTATGGCTCTTATACCGCCAGCGGCCAGACAACGACAGCGACTCCTGTGCCAACAGCTACAATAAACAACATGCCAACCACTACAACAAGCGCAACACCACACATTACAACAACCCCAATTCCCATTGCAACTCCGACTCCATCACTAGTCCCAGTCCCCGAATCAGGCATATCTCTGCCTACAGTTATGGGTATTGGGGGAGGAGTCTTACTTCTAGTTATAGCCCTTTCCCTAACACTCTGACCTAACGCCAAGAATCAAACCAGTAGTAAGAATCATCAAGTGATCTTAGAACCGGAAAACCAATTAAATGTGGATAAAAATAAAGAAAGATAACCAAAGAAAAAGCCAAAAAAGGTAAAAAGAGCTTCATATTCTTTCTTAGAATAAAGCCAATAGATATTGCCAAAAAAGGAAGAGAGGGCAAATAATGGTAAAAAAACATAATTCTTGGCGAGACAGCCCAAGGCACAAAAAAGACAAGATAAGAAAAAACAACCCAAGATAACTTCTTGTTTCTTAGGATATAGGCATAATATAACGTCGAAAAAACTGAAAACAAGCCAAACCAAAAAACGAGAGGATTACCAAAAGCATAGATATTGGCTACTTTACCACCGGCAAAGGAATTGGTATAAAGCCACATGGGCCTCAACAAAAGAGGCCAACTCCACCAGCTTGAAGTATAAGGATGAGTAGCTTTAAGTCCTGTGTGATACCACCACATCTGTTTTTGAACACCAATAAAGATATCAAAATTATGCCCTGTCAAAAACATCTGAGTGTAGCTTGCAATGTAGACCAATGGTGGTAAAACCAAAAACCAAAGGTAAGAGGCTTTGAGTTTCTTACCAAAAGCGAAAAACGCTGAAAAAAGAATTGGCACCACCCAAACTGCGCTCCACTTGGAAGAAAGAGCAAGGCCAAAAGCAAGACTTGAAAAAAACAACTTATCTTTCAAAAAAAGATAGATTGCCAAAAGAGAAAAAAAGACAAAATAAATATCATTCATTCCAATTCTACTCATAACAAGAAATAGTCCATCCAGGCTTAAAGCCAAAGCTGAAAATAAAGCCGCTATCTTGTCATCAAAAATTTCTTTGGCAATAAGATAAACCAAAAAAATTGAAAGCGTCCCAAGCAAAGCCGCCGGAGCCCGCCAACCAAAAGAATTCTCACCAAAAACAAACATCCCTAGTTGCATTCCTATCTTTGCTAAAGGCGGATGTGACCATTCATAGGCATAACCTTCAGGATGTGGATTCCACCACTCCCAAGCTTTAGGCTCACCATGCATCATCAAGCGAGCAGTAAAAGCATGATAGACTTCATCAAAATATTCTCTTTGCGGGTTTCCTAGATAAAAAAGCCTGCTTACAAAAGAGAATAGCAAAATAAAAGATATAAAAATATTGATCGTCCTTTTAGAAATTTCAACTTTATTAAAAAGTTTCCTAAAGCCATTTCTTGACCTTGGCATCTTTTTAATCTTTTCAAGCCAAAAAAACAAACTTTCCCTCTTTTTTGAAAAGAGATCTTTAACCCAGAAGATAAAAAGTGATAATTCAAGAAAAATAATTGCTTTAATTAAAAACGGAGAGAAAACTTCTCTGAAATCTTGGGTGATCCAAATAAAAGAATAATAAAGATTAAGGCAGTAAATAAAAGAAAAAAGAACATAAACTAAGAAAAGATTGGAGTAGATTGAAGCTGAGATAAGAAGTGGGGCAAAAACAGGCAAAAGATGTCTCTCATGCATTCTAGGAAAAAAAAGAAAAGACACACCAAATACTAAAGCCAAGATCAAATACTCGCCACCCTTTGTCTTCTTAAACTTCAAAAAAGAAAAGAAGGAAACAAGAAAAAGAATAAGAAAGGCAAACAAAGAAGGAAAGATGTTTAAATCAGGCTTCCAAAAACCAAAAAGTCCCCAAAAGTTGAAAGCGTTAACTGAAGTATAAGGATATTGCCCCAAAGTCTGCTTTATTCTTTCTATTACAAAAACTGAGAATTCATTAAGAGTCTTACCAAACGGTAAGAAAGGCAAAAAACTAATAACAAAAACCGAAAAAGAGGTTAAAACATAAAAAACGAATTTACGAAAAGGAACTTTCTTTTGCCAAAATAGAAACAAAAGTGGAATCACAGTCAGGGCTGCCTGAATCTTGACAGCCGTTCCAATAGAAAGGAAAATAGCCGAAAGATAAAGATCGCGGCTAAAAAAATATAAAGAAAGAAGAGAAAAAAGAATAGTCAAGGAATCAACCTGCCCCCACAAAGAAGAATTGGCAAAAATGGCAGGGTTAAAAACATAAAAAATCAGGGCCCAAAAGGCGATCTTCTCACCTTTAAGACCTCTGATTATTTTGTAAAGCAAAAAACCTGAAATTAAATCGGCTAAAATAGCAGGCAATTTATAAAGAATCTCGTTTGGAAAAAATGGCAAAGCATTTTTAATTTTGCCCAAGATAAAAAGGAAATAAAGATAACCCGGCAGGTAATCAGACCAAGCCTTGTAGAAATCGGGAAAGGGCAAATTAATCAGTCTCTGACTCCAGGCTACAAAAGTATTAAAATCAATCTCCAACGTCCCAAAAAATGACAAACAAAGCCTAAAAAATAAAGCAACAAAAAGAATCATAAAGACTTTACTCCTTGTGATTCTTGACCAAAAATTGGTCAAAAAAGAATAACTGTTAGAACGCGTTTTCATAATAAACAGCCTTGATTATAAACAAAGAAAAACTTAGTTTCCACAAGCAAAGCCTAAAACTATATAATTAACCTGTGAGAACAGAAACTAAAATATCCATTCTTATTTTTCTTGCTTTTTTGTTAATCTATTTTTTATCTTCCTCGGGAAAAATGCCTTACGATTATTTTCTAAGACTGGCTAATGCTTTTCTAAAAGGTAAATATTACCTTGAAGAAAATCCTCCCTGGCTTTCAGAATTAATACCTCAAGGTGAAAATAAATTTTTTGTTGTTCACCCACCAATGCCCGCTGTCCTTCTTGCTCCATTTGTTCTTATCTTTAAAGAAAGATTTGAGCAACAATATTTAGCTCATATTCTGGGGGCTTTAATTCCAGTTGTTGTCTTTAATCTTGCTCTTAAAATTAAAAAGGATTTAAAACTTGCTCTTTGGTCTTCAATTATCTCAGGAGCAGGAAATATAATTTGGTTTCTTTCCTCGGTCGGCTCTTCTTGGTACTTGGGACAAATCACAGCTTGTCTTTTCTTAACCATCTCTATCAAAAATCTCATCTCCACCAAAGACGCCTTGAAAACAGGAGTATTTTTGGGAGCAGCATATCTTTCAAGGGTAAACATTCTTGTTTCTTTGCCATTCTTCCTACTAGGAATGGGGTCAAAAACAAAAAAAGATTACCTCAAGCTCCTCTTAGGTTTTCTTCCCTTTTTTGCTTTTAACAGTTTCTATAACTTTATCCGCTACAACACTATCTTTGATGTTGGCTATGCAAAAATTCCTGGCATATTTGATGAGCCTTGGTACCAAAAGGGCCTTGTTAACATTACCTATATTCCATCTCATCTAAAAATATTTCTTCTAGGACTACCTAAGATCAAGGATTCTTTCCCTTACATAATTCCCACCTGGGCAGGAATGGCAATTTGGCTAACAACTCCAGCTTTTATTTTCTCTTTTTTTGCACCTCTAAAAGAAAAATTAGTAAAACTAGCGTGGCTTTCCATTTTTCTTATTTCCCTTATCATCTTTAGCCACGGCAGTACAGGATTCACTCAATTTGGCTACCGTTTTGCGGTTGATTTTTATCCCTTCCTCTTTTTTCTAACCATAAAGGGGGTCGCAAAAACAAAATTAAAAAAGATACATTGGTTGCTACTTATTATCTCGATTATAGTTAACCTGTGGGGTGTTTTGTGGATCAATAAATTCCAATGGGTAAGTTTCTGAAAAAATATTTCTCTCTAATACCAGCTATTTATCTTGCAATAATTTACCTAAAAACTCTTTTACCTGATGTTGGTTTTTGGGATACTGGGGAATTTCAGACTATTGGTTATACTTTTGATATCTCGCACCCGACAGGCTATCCGCTTTATATTATCTTACTTAAAATATTCACCTCCTTTTTGCCTATCGGCAACATTGCCTATCGAGCCAATCTTCTCTCAGCACTTCTTTCTATTTTCGCCATATATTTTGTCTCAAAAACCATTTTTATTATTACCAAAAATATCGCTCTCTCACTTTTTGTTCCCATTATTCTTGGCACAAACCCCTTCCTTTGGTCAACCTCGACAAGAGCCGATCCACACACGCTTCACTTCTTTTTTGTCTCACTTTTCATCTATATTCAAAGCTTAATAATAATCAAAAAGAAACATAAAATGCTTTACCTTCTATCTCTTGTTTTCGGCCTCTCCCTTACTAATCATCTGCTATCAATTTTTATCTTGCCTACCTTTATCTTAACTTTACTGCTTATTAAAATTCCTCTTAAGAAAAAGGTGATAACTAACGCTTTAGTTTTTATTCCTCTTTTGATTTATCTTATTATTCCAACTATTTATCACTTCAAAGGAGCCTACACCATAGACTACAATCTTAAAAATCCTCACAACTTTGTAAGATATATTTTGGGGCAGGATTTTTCACCTCAGTCAAGCTTCAAAATCAGCAAGGACCTTTTTGTCAATTTAGCTAATGGAGTCAAGCTACTTGAGAAAAATATGGGCCGTTTTTTATTTTTGACCTCAATTTTTGGACTAGTTGTCTTTGTCATCAAAGAAAAACTTGCCTTGGCGCTTCCCCCTCTTTTTCTCTTGAATCTATTCTTTTCAGCAAATTATCAAAACGCGGTAATAGAAAGATATTTCCTAACCAATCTGCTTTTACTTTTTCTCTCAACAGCGTATCTTCTCAACATATTTCTTAGAAATCTAGAACTAATCATTAGAAATAAAACAGGCAAATTCAAATTTACAAATCTCGGACTAAATTTTTTGATCGCCCTTCTATTAATTGCTCCTATCAGAGACAACATTTTGAAAAACTACAAGAACATAAACCAAAGTAAAAACTATCACGCAAGAAACTGGGCTACTTCAACTTTGAACAGTCTTGAACCAAACGCTGTTATCTTCTCATGGTGGAGCTATTCCACTCCACTTTGGTATTTACAAAAGGTTGAAAAGACAAGACCAGATGTTCTTGTTATTAATGATGGCCAGAACAATTGGGAAGAAAAAGCAAAATATTACTTAGGAAAAAGGCCTGTTTATTTTATAGAAAAGATAAAACTCAAAGATGAGAATTTAACACTAATAAACAAAGGGTCTGTTTTTAAACTTGAAGAAAATTAATTTCTCAAAAAACCATCTACCCACTTATAAACCTCTTCAAAATTAACTTCTTTGGGAACAAACACATAAAGATTGTCATATTTTGAGGATTTCAAAGGGACAATAAACAAATCCTTGGGTAAGACCTCGTTTTTGATATTGCTCCTTGCTGCCAAGAACTGTCTAGATAAGGCTACCATTGTCCTTGTGTCAATATCAGTCTCAACATACTTAAAAACCAAATTGGCAAGGTTCTTTACCTTATCAAAAGAAGACCAAAATTCCCTTTTTTGAAGCGAGTTGATAATTGCTTTTATCACCAACTGCTGCCTTTTTGCTCGAGCAAGATCATTCCCCTCATCGCCTTGGGCTTTACGAGAGCGAACAAACTTTAAAGCAGTCTCACCATCCATCTTTTGCCACCCTTTTTCAAATCGAACTGTTTCATAACGGCACTTAAAAAGCGGGTCGCCATTACAATTATCATTTTCTCGACCTGCTATCGGATACCATTCGTCAACAAAAGGCTCTTCAACATAAACATCAATACCGCCCAAGCTATCAATAACCTCTTTAAACAAAGAAAAATCAACCACCAAAGCGTAATGAACAGGCTCACCTGTTACTTCTTCAACCACCGCTTTTGATAAGACCAATCCTCCTCCCACCTCTTTTTTATTGCCCCAATAATAGACACTATTTAATTTAGCCCTTAAAGGCTCGATCCAGATGTCACGAGGTAAGGAAATTAAATAAATTCCAGGTTTTTGTTCTTTATCTTTCAATTTTAAAGAAACAAAAATCATAGTATCTGTCAAGTCAGGTGCTTCATGCCCCGCCCCTCCTTTACCCAAGATTAAAAAGTTAACTCTTGTGCCAGTTGATCTAAAATCAGAAGTTGAAGAAAAAGCAAAAGCACGAAATAGATCAAGGTAATAATGAACTCTTGTATTTTGGATAAGCTTTATAAGACCAAAGACCAAGATAAAAAACAAAACCAAAATGGAAGAAAAAATGACCCCTCTTACAAACCAGACATTTTTAAAAATTTTCCTTCTGATTTTTAAAACACTAGCTCTTAACTTCAAAATCCGCCTTGATATTTTTTTTTCCTTTGCCATACTAACTAAAGTAGTTTAAACCATAAAACAATGACAAACAACCTGCTTGAAGGATTAAACAAAGAACAAAAGGAGGCGGTAACCTACGACGGATCTTCTCTTTTGGTTTTAGCAGGAGCAGGAAGCGGCAAAACCAAAGTCTTGACCTATAGAGCTGCTTGGCTGATTGAAACTCAAAAAGCAAACCCTGAAAACATACTCCTCTTGACATTTACCAATAAAGCAGCCGGTGAAATGAGGCAAAGGATAGCCTTTTTAACCAAAAACAAACCTGCTTTCGCTGGGACTTTCCATTCTTTCTGTGCCAAATTGTTAAGAATAGACGGAAATTATATTGGCGTGTCTCGTGATTTTGTTATTTATGATGAAGAGGATAGCAAAGATTTAATCAAAGAAATCACAGAGTCAAGAAATTTATCACCTGATTTTTATAAACCCAAAATCATTCTTGGCGAAATATCAGAACTCAAAAATAATTTGATTACACCTGATGATTACTTTCAAATTGCCCATGGCGAGTGGCAAGAAAATATCAGTCTCGTCTATCAAACCTATCAGAAAAAACTTAAAAAAGCAGGCGCTTTAGATTTTGACGATCTTCTTGTTTACGCTTTAAACCTCCTTAAAGAAAATCAAAAAATCAAAGAAAAATGGCAGGAAAAACTAAAATTTGTTTTGGTTGATGAATGGCAAGACACCAACAAAGTCCAATATCTTTTGACCAAAAACCTGGTTGAAATTCACAAAAATATAACCGCGGTTGGTGATGCTTCACAATCAATTTACTCTTGGCGCGGTGCTGATTTCAGAAACATTAACTACCTTATACGCGACTTTCCTCAAATCAAGATTATTAATCTCGAGCAAAATTACCGCTCAACTCAAAATATACTTGATGCCGCAAACTCAATAATCGCCAAAAATTCATCACACCCCATACTTCGGCTTTGGACCAAAAACCAAAAAGGAGAAAAAATAACGCTTTATTTTGCTTCAAGCGGTAAAGATGAAGCAAACTTCGTAGCTGAAAAAGTAAAAGAGCTTCTTGAAAAGAAAGAAAACAAAAAGAAAGATATTGCTGTACTTTATCGCACCAACGCCCAATCAAGAACCATTGAAGAAGCTTTCTTAAACCAGGGTATAGCTTACCGTCTGGTTGGAGGGATTAGATTTTATGGCAGAGCAGAAATTAAAGATATCGTCTCTTTCTTAAGACTTATTGCAAATCCAAAGGATTCTGTCTCCAAAAAAAGAATACTAAAACTTGGCAAAAGACGTTTTGAAAAATTTATCTCACTAAAAGAAGAAATAAAAGACAAAACCGAAAATTTGTCCACCCTTGAAATAATGGATCTGGTTATTGAAAAAACGGATTACCTTAAACGCTTCCAGAAAGAAAGTGAAGAAAATATAGCCAAGCTTGAAAATATCAAAGAATTAAGGTCGGTGGCTCGCGAGTTTACTAGCTTATCTGATTTCTTGGAAAATGTAGCTTTAATTGAGGCTGAACAAGAAAAAGGTGGCAAAATAAAAAGCCAAGACGAGAACCAAGATATGGTTACTTTAATGACTCTTCATGCTTCAAAAGGCCTTGAGTTTAAAATCGTCTTTATTGTTGGCATGGAGGAAGGCATTTTCCCTCACTCAAGAAGCCTTGATGATATAAACCAGCTTGAGGAAGAAAGAAGACTTGCTTATGTTGGCATAACTCGTGCTAAAGAAATGCTTTTTCTCTCGTGCGCTGTCAAGAGGCTTTTCTTTGGCGAAAACATATCAAACCCCCCATCTCGCTTTTTAGAAGACATACCAGAAGACTTGATAAATAAAATAGAAAATAATTTGGAAGAAATTTCAAAAAAAGACCTCAAAGAAAAAATAGACGATTTCTATTCCTTCGAGAGTATAATTAAGAAATACCTCTAATATGACAAAAAAGGATGCACAGAATTTTAATCTTAAAGTAGATCATCCTCTTCAAAGCTGGGAATGGGGAGAGTTTAGAAAAGAATGGGGAAATAAAGTTGTAAGAAAAGAAAACTACCAGATAATCTTTAGTAAAATTCCCAAGACCAGCTTTACAATTGGGACTTTAATTCGTGGCGGGATGCCAAGTGCAAGCGTGCTTAGTGATATAAAGAAAATTGCAAGAGAAAATAAAGCTATTTTTATAAAACTTGAGCCAAATATTACCTATGAAGAAAAAGAAAAAGCAAAAAAAGCAGAATCAATACTCAAAAAAGAAGGTTGCGTCAATGGAAAACGCCTTTTTACACCCGAATCTTTTTGGATAGATTTGACAAAAAGCGAGGAAGAGCTCTTTTCATCATTTCACCCAAAAACAAGATATAACATCCGTTATGCCCAAAGAAAGGGTGTAACAGTTGAAGAAGACAACTCAGACGCTGCTTTTGAAAAATATCTCAAACTTACCTTTGAAACAGCTAAAAGACAAAATTTTTATGCCCACACTCCGCTTTATCACAAACTTATGTGGAGACATCTTTATCTTTTACCCAAAAAAGAAGGGAGAGAGCCTGTTGCTCATTTACTTGTTGCCAAATACAGAAAAAAAATAATCGTAGCCTGGATTGTTTTTGCCTTCAAAGACTTTCTTTACTACCCTTACGGCGCTTCAGATTACAGATATCACAAACTAATGGCAAGCAATTTAATGATGTGGGAAGCAATTAGATTTGGAAAAAAGTTAGGTCTTAAAACCTTTGACCTCTGGGGCAAAGAAGAAGGCAAAGGCTTCACTCGCTTTAAAGAAGGTTATAACCC contains:
- a CDS encoding peptidoglycan bridge formation protein FemAB, producing MTKKDAQNFNLKVDHPLQSWEWGEFRKEWGNKVVRKENYQIIFSKIPKTSFTIGTLIRGGMPSASVLSDIKKIARENKAIFIKLEPNITYEEKEKAKKAESILKKEGCVNGKRLFTPESFWIDLTKSEEELFSSFHPKTRYNIRYAQRKGVTVEEDNSDAAFEKYLKLTFETAKRQNFYAHTPLYHKLMWRHLYLLPKKEGREPVAHLLVAKYRKKIIVAWIVFAFKDFLYYPYGASDYRYHKLMASNLMMWEAIRFGKKLGLKTFDLWGKEEGKGFTRFKEGYNPKVVKFIGSYDLIINKPFYRIYSLADKLRWIILKKILPILR